The segment cccataatgttgtgccgaccatgtaacctactctagaaactgcctagaatttccctaccacatcgtcctctatttttctaagctccatgtacctacctaagggTCTCAAAACCTTGTtgcatccacctctaccactgtcgctggcactgcatcccacgcacccaccactttgtgtgtaaaacttacccctgacacctcctctgtatctacttccaagcaccttaaaactatgccccctcgtgttagccatttcagccctgggaaaaaagcctctggctacccaCTTGATTAAtgcccatcatcttatacacctctatcaggtcacctctcacgtccatcactccaagaagaaaggGCCAAGTTCCTTCAACCTAtttttcataaagcatgctctccaatccaggaaacatccttcctgtagtgaggtgaccagaactgaacacagaactccaagtggggtctaactaaggtcttgtatagctttaACAtaacctcacggctcttgaactcatttcGACAGttaatgaaggccatcacaccatacaccctcttaacaacactgtcaacctgcacagcagctttgagtgtcccatggaaaCAGACTCCAcgatcttgctgatcctccatactgccaagggtcttacaaTTAACATtaaattctgtcttcaaatttgacctaccaaaatgaaccacttcacacttatctgggttgaactccatcagccacttttcagcccagttctgcatcccatcgacgtcccgctgtaacccctgacaagaatcagcaaacttactaacccacccttctacttcctcatccacatcatttattaaaaaaaatcgccaagaggaagatcccagaacagatccctgcagaacaccactggtcactgacctccatgcagaatacgaaccaactacaaccaccctttgccttatGTTAGCAAGCCAttcctggatccacaaagcaaggtctccttggatcccacgccTCATTAGTTTTGTGCAGTTGTAACTCACATGTTGAAGGGTATTCCAAATGCCCTGCGTTTACCTGTCAGGGTTGGCTTTATCCTCCTCCTCAGGACTCGCACTGCCAAGGATCCTTTTCCGTGCCTCTGCATATTCAGCTTCTCTCTGAGCCAGTGATTTGACTTGTGGCACTGGCCTTGTAGCAGAGTGTGGTGTGCTTACCACTCCGTTACTTGTCGGTCTTTTCAGAATGCGGATTTGTCGGGTGCAGGGCGTTGGGTGGAAGTCATCTTGTATGACGATGGGAACTTTAGGCGCCTGTTTCAATTTCCTGTTTAAATATGAAAAAGCATTTAGATTTATCATATCCATTCAAATGTTTTATAAAATGCTAAAAAGAGAATATGACAAAACTGAATGTAACAGAACCACAAACCTAACCTATGTTGAGAAATAAGGCTGTGGCACAGGAAATGGGATGCAAAGAACTGGTTGATGCCACCAGCAGTGTGAACTTCATCCTTTTTGAAAGGTTAAGTGGACAATGAAAGGCAAAATGAAAGTTTTTCCATTAGCTCAGTAGGATCAATATACAGTAATGTAGTTAAaggtgttgtagcggtgtgctacacgcagcgctaaaattacgacacggagtcggtaactgcagtcgaaggaaaaaaactttattcgaaaacttcagcctcacttttaagcctctgtcaaccggccccccatggtgcagaggctccaaagctctgtgctcgcaaacccccgtaggctatctaattgtgagtcggttcggatacgctaggaaatgggtcgccacataaccccccccccccccagaaccggcgatacaccccccaatgtccacagtctgggccagaacctgcttgggaggtcggcctctgcgccgaggcgccggaaactcggc is part of the Hypanus sabinus isolate sHypSab1 chromosome 27, sHypSab1.hap1, whole genome shotgun sequence genome and harbors:
- the szrd1 gene encoding SUZ domain-containing protein 1; the protein is MEDEEIADNWEEAADSGEIDRRLEAKLKIQQKEKKLKQAPKVPIVIQDDFHPTPCTRQIRILKRPTSNGVVSTPHSATRPVPQVKSLAQREAEYAEARKRILGSASPEEEDKANPDRPSRITQLEENRQQSSIIRQPLGPDGTQGFKQRR